Genomic DNA from Pseudomonas fluorescens:
AACACAAACCCGATCAACGACTGCGCCAGGACGATCTTGCGCAGCTGCCGGGTGGCGACTCCCACGTCGGACGTCTGCACCGCGACCCCGATGGTGAAAGAGAAATACAGGAAGTCCCAATAGTTGGGCGTGGTCAGCCCTTCGGCAAACCGTAGCGCCGGCTCCTTGCCTTCCCAGGTGTAATACAACCGCGCGTAGTGCACGCTGAAGATCACCCCGATCAGCAACCACGAACCGATCACGGTCATTGCCGTGAAACCGTAATGCAGCAGTTTGCCGGCGGCGTCCAGGTCGCGGCTGCCGGCCAGTTCGAAGGTGATGGTTGCCAGGCTGGCCAATGCCGCGATGCAGACCACCAGCAGGACCAGCCCGGCATTTTCATCTTCGATTTCGGCGATGCGCCGGACGTCGGGCGCCTTGGCCCGCACGGTCAGCCAGGACATCAGCACCAGGTAGGTCCAGACGCCGACATTCCAGCCGATCAGGATTTTGCTGATGATCGAGTCCACGGGAACCAGGATACCCACCGCCAGGCCAAGGACCGTGGCGCTGGACAGACGCGGGTGGGTGCGGGCGAGGAAGGGCATGGAGACTCACTGTCCGGAACGGAGGCGCCTAGTATGAGCCGTCAAGCGAAGGGGCGGCCATCTATCGCGCTGGAGTCGATCAATTGCACGCCCGCTTCCTGCATCCGTCGGATTGCCGCCTCCATCGAGCCGTCGATATCGATGCCCCGGCAGGCATCCAGTATCACCAGCGCATTGAACCCCGCCAACCGGGCATCCAGCGCCGAGAACATCACGCAGAAATCCAGGGCCAGCCCCACCAGGTACACGGTGTCGATGCCGCGTTCCTTGAGATAGCCGGTCAAGCCGGTAGGGGTCAGGTGATCCGCTTCCATGAAGGCTGAATAGCTGTCGATGTCCGGGTTGCAGCCCTTGCGAATGATCAGCTTGGCATGGGGGAGGTCGAGTGCCGGGTGCAGCGCGGCGCCATTGCTGCCCTGTATGCAGTGGTCGGGCCAGAGTTTCTGCTCGCCGTAGGGCAATTGGACGATGTCGAACGGCTGCTTGCCTGGATGGCTGGACGCAAACGAGGCGTGCCCGGCCGGGTGCCAGTCCTGGGCAAGGACGACGTGCCTGAATGAATGGCCGAGTTGGTTGATCAGCGGCACGATCTCATCGCCGCCTGGCACGGCCAGTTGGCCGCCGGGGATGAAGTCGTTCTGTACATCGATGACTACCAGCGCAGTGGTCAAAGCCCGGTTGGCGGGAACGCCCATGAATGAATCCTCCTTGAAGTGGTTCTTCGATAGTAGCTGAACGGCTTGGGCCTGGTGCGTAGACTGACGCACCGCCATCGCGAGCAGCCTCGCTCCCACAACGAATCTGCGGTGAACGCAGGATTGATGGTTTACAAAAATAGTCCTTCTGCGAGGGGTGGTGTCTTTCGTCGAAAATATTCCAGCGTTGATGGCTTTTTGATATTTGGTTCGTGCGTCCCTGTCACGATTAAGTACAATCGCCGGCCTTCAACCGGGCATGGAAGCAGTCCGGTCTCCAGTTACGAGAAAAAAACATGCTCATCGGCAGTTATTCCCCCGCCCTTGTTTCGATTTCCTTGTTTGTTGCTGTGCTGGCTTCCTATACCGCCCTGGACCTGGCCGGGCGGATCGCGACCGCCCAGGGGCGCGCCGCGCATTTGTGGATGGCCGGGGGCGCGCTGGCGATGGGGGTGGGGATCTGGTCCATGCACTTCATCGGCATGCTCGCGTTCAGCTTGCCGGTGGAGCTTGGCTACGACGTATCCATCACCGCGCTGTCGCTGCTGGTCGCGATTCTTTCCAGCGGTTTTGCCCTGTGGCTGGTCAGCCAGCCGCGATTGCCGGCGTGGCAACTGGCGTTCGGCGCGCTGATCAT
This window encodes:
- a CDS encoding DUF1345 domain-containing protein — translated: MPFLARTHPRLSSATVLGLAVGILVPVDSIISKILIGWNVGVWTYLVLMSWLTVRAKAPDVRRIAEIEDENAGLVLLVVCIAALASLATITFELAGSRDLDAAGKLLHYGFTAMTVIGSWLLIGVIFSVHYARLYYTWEGKEPALRFAEGLTTPNYWDFLYFSFTIGVAVQTSDVGVATRQLRKIVLAQSLIGFVFNTAILGFSINIAAGLFG
- the pncA gene encoding bifunctional nicotinamidase/pyrazinamidase, with amino-acid sequence MGVPANRALTTALVVIDVQNDFIPGGQLAVPGGDEIVPLINQLGHSFRHVVLAQDWHPAGHASFASSHPGKQPFDIVQLPYGEQKLWPDHCIQGSNGAALHPALDLPHAKLIIRKGCNPDIDSYSAFMEADHLTPTGLTGYLKERGIDTVYLVGLALDFCVMFSALDARLAGFNALVILDACRGIDIDGSMEAAIRRMQEAGVQLIDSSAIDGRPFA